GCAGGTCACTCGGACCGGTGACGGTGGAGTGCACGCCCTGGGTCATGCTCCGAGCGTACCGCCAGGGGCGTCACAGCAGATTCCCCTAGGCTTTCCACGATGCTACGTCTGGTCGGAATCCTCATCACGGTGCTCTTCGCGATCGCGACCGCCATTCTCGTCTGGCCGCAGTTCTTCCAGCTCGAGAACACGTTCCCGATCGCGCAGATCATCGCTTCGAGAGCGCTCGTGCTGGGCGGCTTCGTCGTCGTGATGATCCTGGCCCTACTGATGATGCTCGCCAGGCCCATGCGCGGATTCGCGGCATCCATCCTCATCGTCGCCCTGCTCGGCGCCGGAGCCACGGCCGTCGTCGGCGGGCTGCGCGGAGCCGGCACCGGCTCGCTGCCGGCGAAGACCGACACGGCGCTGCGGGTGCTCACCTGGAACACGAACGGCGCAGCGGTGTCGGCGGAGCGCATCGCGCAGGTGATCGATGAGCAGCAGGTGGACATCGTCACCCTCCCAGAGACCTCGGAAGAGGTCGGCGAGCAGATCGCGATCCGGATGCGCGAGGCGGGCAGTCCGATGTGGGTGCACCACGTGAACATCCGTCCCGACGTGCCCAACGGGCCGCAGGCGTGGCAGACGACCATCCTCATCTCCGCCGAGCTGGGCGAGTACTCGGTGATCGCCTCCTCGCGCGACGGCTCGAGCAACACCACCTCGGTGCCCAGCGCGGTCGCGATGCCGGTGGACGGCACCGGTCCGACGATCGTCGCGGTGCACGCTGTGGCGCCGCGTGAGAAGGCGATGAGCCGCTGGCGCGCCGACCTGGCCTGGGTCGCCGATCAGTGCCCCGCTGGCGACTTCATC
Above is a window of Microbacterium suwonense DNA encoding:
- a CDS encoding endonuclease/exonuclease/phosphatase family protein; translation: MLRLVGILITVLFAIATAILVWPQFFQLENTFPIAQIIASRALVLGGFVVVMILALLMMLARPMRGFAASILIVALLGAGATAVVGGLRGAGTGSLPAKTDTALRVLTWNTNGAAVSAERIAQVIDEQQVDIVTLPETSEEVGEQIAIRMREAGSPMWVHHVNIRPDVPNGPQAWQTTILISAELGEYSVIASSRDGSSNTTSVPSAVAMPVDGTGPTIVAVHAVAPREKAMSRWRADLAWVADQCPAGDFILAGDFNATLDHMARLGSDGGTMGRCQDAASTTGNGMLGTWPADVPALLGAPIDHIMASENWRATGSEVLPDAGGSDHRALVAQLEPAT